A window of Epinephelus lanceolatus isolate andai-2023 chromosome 3, ASM4190304v1, whole genome shotgun sequence genomic DNA:
GAAAAACCCagtgaacgtctggatctttagtcataagaaaaaaaggtgagaacACACACGCAAGTGAAGGGATAGCGGCCCGTTTGTGACAAGCTGAACAGCTTCGGggaaacactaatttgtaatgtgaaactgttttatgcagtgtttttattacctggtctgtttcttttggagaggaagggacctctgtggataattcagctatCAGTAAACCAcgcctgaacaatgaacaccaaAGGAACTCTGACCATGggttcacacttggcacatgggagaaatcTCAGCTGGTTGCAACCCTCAATCCTCATCGCTAGATGctattaaatcctacacactgttccatAATTTTCAAGTAAACATTTCCAAAATTCTCTGGTTTCAGCTTCCCAATTGTATGGATTTACTTTTAGTTTTGACTTATATCAGGTTCAATGTTAATGTGTTCTTTCACTTTACCCAGTTGGGCAACTGAGTCAGAGACATACTTGTCTGAAGTAAATTGTCCCTATTCATATTTTATCTATTGGCAGTTATCTAATAACAAAAAAGACTAAAGTTAATTATCATGTAGTACTGTGCATGTGCACATCTTAACAGAGATAAGAAGGGAGCAAGATGCCTCACTGCTGAACTACTTCCATCATCAGCTCCAGGTAAAATGATGTGCTTAATTAGATTTTACCACTTGCCCCATTAAGTTGCTGGGTTTACTAGCCCAGCATGACATTTTACTTGCCCTGGGCAATTGGGTAAtcgttattgttgagccctgtacGTGCTCTTAAGTGTTCTTTCTTTGAAATTTGGGTACCATTTTTTGGACAAAATAAGCCCCTTGGGCTCTGTGAATTTGTGAATTCTGACATTTCAAAATGAAGCAATTACCGCTGTGACTAATCATTAGTTTATCTGCAGATCATTCCCTCTACCAACtgaaaaaatgtccatcacaattTCCTCAAATCCAAagtgacattttcaaatgtcttttctgaccaacagtccaaaggggaaaaaaaacaacaaagatattgAGTTTGCAataatatatattgatataaaacagagagaaGTGGCATATACCATCACAATTGAGAATCTGGAAAGAAACTGAATAACTTGACTTAACATGACGTCAAATATCATTTGATATAGTTTTCATTTGATGTCCTTTCGTCCATCAACTAATTCAGTAATTGACTAGTGTTTCAAGGAATCACAGCTCTGTGGTTAATACACATTTAGATCAAATGTATTAAGTGGTAAAATCAGTGGGTGTATGGCAACTTATGATCAAACATACACCCTCATAAATACTCTCATAGTGTTGAGGGATGTTAGATAGTAGTAATAGTTTCATCTATTAATAGTATATTACCAGTAGATTGAATAATTTCTCAATAGCCTACTTTGAGATTCTCTGTGACACCTTCAAGGACCCCTGGTAGACCCCCAGTTTGATAACTACAGTTCAGGCCTGCAATCCTTGGCTGCCATTCAGCAGGGTTTGCACAATAACTCGAGTGATTCACACTTCAAAGTTACATGTAAAGTGAGACTAACAAATAAACACGGGTGTTCAACGTGTTTCACTTGCATTTTTGGCAAGGAGCTCTCCTGAGTGACTCATCCTGAACTCTTCACCGAGCAAACAGTGGAACTGGCTGTACCAAAACATGACCCAGAAGAGCAGCCAGTCCTTACATAAACCCAAAAGGAATTAGATTTCCGCGCCATCCCTCTAACATTAAGAGCCTTCACACAAAGCACCGTTTCCCCCAATGATCATTTCTGCGCTTGTTTTCATCAAATATAACCCAGAGCGCTGGCATGCACCGAAATAAGGGCAACACAGGTGAAGAAGAACCGACTAAATCTTCTGTTTGGATTCCGACGAACAGTGAACTCAATGTATAGATGACAAACAGCCGGAGACACCACGAATAACAAGTTAAACGTTTCGGAAACAGAGCTGACAGCAAAATAGGCTCCTAATAATAGACAGCAGCGTAACGGCTTTGAGCCGCGAGCACAAAAATGCTAACAAAGCGCTATGGAAACACAGTGCTACGGCTAGCTTTCACATCTACCATCATTACAGTTCGTATTAATCATTAGTGATGGCTTAAATTTGTCATAAAAGAAACTCACGTAGTCTAGTTCAATTCCTCCATCGCGGTCTGCCGAGCTGTTCGCCACATAGGAAGGAGGGGGGGAAAGCTGTAACTCACCGTGACTAAGCATTGTACCGGCCTCCCCTTGCTTTCACAATAAGAGCCCGCCTCCACAGAGCTGAACCCGCCTCCGTTGACGAGTAATGGAAGTGAAATGCGTCCCGAGGGAGGGGGCTTTTATTGAGAAGGACTCCTCAGAGTGAAGGAACAGCGAGGCAGGATGCCAAAAACTGTAGCTTCAACCAACGTCAATCAAATCTGTTACAAATAATACAATGTTATCACCGCTCTGGCCTCATGTGTCAACTATATGGAAAGAAATAGCTCTCAATAGCACCACGCATTGTGCCAAGTTGAAAACAATATTGCGTTATGTTGAGTAAGAATAGGAAAACACGTAAAGCGAATTCAGTATTAGCACACCTCAAGCTCAAGCAGCCTGTCTAAAATGTGAAATTCAAACAGGAAATTACTAAAACGCTATTGTTTAATGGCGGTAAAAAGGCACAATGACGCTCATTTAACAAGGCTCTAATGACCCCCAATTAGACTACCTTATAACCCAGTTTGCCCCCTTATCTCTACATGTAGCTCACCTTCCTTGTCAAGTCCCCTTCCCCCATCCATGTTTATGAGCGGCTCCTAGCAGCTTGACAGAAATATGCTCCAGgcaggtgctgacacaccagtAAGTTTTCCCCTCTCTTGCAAAAATACGTAATTCAGGTCAATACAGTACACAGCATACTTTATTCTAGCAAACATCCACAAGGTGGCACCAAAAAGCCAGCTGTGAAACTGCAGTCACTAAGACCCACTTTATGTTACTGCCTCTCAACACATTACATGTTCACAGATTTAGTCATGTGAAAGTGAGCTGCCAATACTTGCATAGTAGAAAAAATATTCAAGCTTTGTTGAGCCTCATAGCCCCAATTCATAGCTGATTAAACCAAATAAGTCATGCTGAGATTAAATCTCTGCTCCCTTAGGGTCGTTGAAATTGATGATGAAGCATCAACAGACATGAAAATTCCCTGATACGATATGACAAGCCTTGAATCAGCGTTCACCCTAGCTGAGCAATGACTCTGCCCTCACTCTCTGTGTAATTCCAGTCAGAGGAATTAGGTGGGGTTAGCCTTGGGGCATCGCATGGACACTCCTAGACAAGCATTGTGCCGTCTGTCTGCTCCCCATGCATCTGAGGTTAAAGCACTCCTTACCTACACATGTTACCACTTCACAAAGCTCTACAGGCACAGGGAACAGTACAGCATATATCTGTACATCTGTACCTGTCCAGTTTGTTGTATGATTCCAGCAGCAGGAAGGAAGCTGGGAGGGGGCAGCAAAGATTCCCTGACTTGTTGACCTCTGTCAGCAGGCACAGTGCTGGTGAATACCACCAACATATGGAAGAACACCTGCACCCATACAAATCATATCAAAGGTATCCCAGTGCTGTGTGATACATGTTATCCTAGGTAAATATGTCTTCAGGTCAGTGTGGGTGAAATCAGAAGTGAAACAACTATAGGCCTATAGTTTGTCAGGTTGCCTGTTTGGTTTCCGTAGTCTTTGCTTTGCAAGAATGAATGCCCTAGAGCTGCTTTGCGCATAATAAGAGGTGTGAAAAGTTAACATATGTATGTCCCTAAATAGATTACTGCACAAACACTGTTTAAACAAGCTAAAAATAATTGCCCCGTCATATCGCACTCATGTTGAGTCAGATCTACAGTATTCATGTTTTAGATTTGTTTGTGCAGTGGCAATACTCCAGCAATTGTGCTTGCAGAATTACAAACCAGATCAAGAACTTTATTTCACATTTGTCAGTTTTTTGAATCTATGGCATTTATAATAATCACACCACAaagcagtgtttttaaatgaatgatgTTAAGTAAATATATCTCTACGTCCCATAGCAGTACTACAATGTCTTTTTCAGTCCTCGGTAATGTCGGGAAACACACAAACTTTAATTGAATTAACAGTCTGTTGAGTTTGTACTGTTTGCAGAATGTACAGCTCCCAGGGAACAACATTTTAGCCAGCTGAATGCGGTCTTTCTCTGTTTCATTTGGGAACAGTGTGGACAGCAAGTCAAGGCAAGGCAATGGCCAGTCTCACCCACGGGTTGacagaataagaaaaaaagaaaaactgagttCTCAGGTTTTAAATAAAAGGCACACTGTGAGGTGCCTGATCCGTCCTGAGACATATAGAGCTTGTAGAGGAACGCTGTATCTAGGCCAATGCCATTACCAGATGTGAGACAAGGGGGCCGACTTCCTGTGGTGCTTCTTCAAGAACTGTTCTTCCATTCAAACAACCTCAGCTACatgaaaagaaacacacacgctTAAATGAGTGcacacacagtaaaaacaaaccaaGACCTCTTCAGAATCCTTTAagacaacattttttatttcttttatgaaAAGAAAGGTAAAGTTTGCTTTTACTTGTTACAAAACAGATATAATTTACAATACAGAAGATATGAAAAGTCTTCAGAAATACAAAAAGTTCACTACATGAATTACAGTACAAAAAAGCACACTACCACATTCATCAATTAAGGTCTGGAAAGACtgcacttaaaaaaacacacatccgTATAAAAAGACTGATGTCAAACTCATTTCATAATAACAAAAAATCAGTACCTCAAACTAAAACGGAAATATTCTGCTGACATGATGGATGGTGAAGGGATGTATTGGAATAATTGCACTCATTCCGCATGATTTAGCTTAAAAGTGCAGGCACATTCTTGCCCTTAAAAGTCCTGCAGCTAGATAATGGTGATTTACGACACCTACAACTTAATCTGAAATCTCTGACGTAATAATTTATTAGGCTTATACTTACAAGTGATGCAACTGCAGCTGATCTGGTTTTCCGTTAAAATATCACCATGTTATGGGGAAAAGGCCTTTTTTTGGTAACATCTGTCAGTTAATCACATTACATGTTGACATTTTGTTGTTGCAGTTTTCCTGCAGATGTCAGACTGACATTTGAAATAAAGTTGGACACCAAACCCCAACAACTTTCCATTTGGCATCAGATAAGTTAACCATCTGTCATTTCAAAACAGTCGGGGGATTTTAATGTTGCGTCTCCCTCCCACAGCTATACCACAGCATTCTTCACCGAGCTGAAAGAACAGTTAAGAGTGAGCACCACCTCTCCCTTTCCTGTTATCTTTCAGTTTCCCTGTTACCCTCCCTGCATCACGTAcacaaatatgtgtgtgtggcaggggTCCATACGAATTTATCTGAACAAATCTAGCACACCATGGGCCTTCGAACCAGCGAAATCCAGGTGTCTGGAGATGAACAGATTACACATATTTATATTGTGTTTGTGCTATATTTAAGGCACTTCAataagaaactgaaaaaaaggtcaaagcCAACCACACTCATTCACCATCAACCCAGAAAAggttgcatttacatttttttttttcagtcacgAGTCTTTGGGGTTTACAGAAGTTTCCTTCCAAACTACAGAACCACAAGAAAACTGAATCCAAGCTGCTTCTCTATTCATTGTGATATTTCAGTGCAAATTAGTTAAGGAGACTCATCACTAGCATCTACTCATAAAAGAGTCTGATTTCTTGTTCACATTTGAGTggcatctttttgttttgtaatcaTCTCACAAAGTTCTGCACCACTTCTGACTCGTCAAGGTGAGACATTTGTCTAAACATGATTCTCTTGTGCCTTCGTAATATTTCATACAAACTCTGATTCTGGCTATGCTCCAAATTGGAGAATACCAGAACTGCTTCTTCTCCAAAGAATATGTGCTACATGTCCTCTGTTCAGTGGGAAACCCATTCACACACGTATggactcaatcaatcaatcagtctaAGTCCTTATGACTTGAAGAGTTTAGGGTAAAATGCCTTAATAGGAGACGGGGTGATAACGTTTCCAGAGGAAATGGTCGTCTCCGGTCCCCCCTCTAGCTTCTGGGACGCCACCTCAGTTTTACTGAAACTGCACTCCAGGAATGGCATCCCAATCTTCTTCACCTGGCCATCTCTGGTCATCAGACAAGGCCGACAGAGCAGCCTGAGAATGGCTCTCCTCATGTCCTTACTGGTCAGAGTGTAGATGATGGGGTTGAGGAGTGAGTTGACCATAGCTACTCCCAGGAAGTAATCGGCCTTGTAGAGCAGGCGACAACTGCGGGTGGGGCAGAAAAAATCCAGGAGGAGGAGTACGAAGAGGGGCAGCCAACAGGCAATGAAGACACCGACCACGATGGTGACAGTCTTGAGGAGGGCGATGTACTTCTGCGACTTCCTTGCCAAGCCTTTCCTCATGCTGCCCGACAGGCCCAGCCGCTGGCGCTGCGTGTTGGTGCGGACAATTCGAAACACTCTGACATAAAGGACGACGATGGCCAGGAGCACTGCGCTAAACACAGACACGCAGAAGAGGATGTAGCTCTTGGAATAAAGTGGGAGGACTGTTGAACACTGGTCCAGTCTGTGGATGCAGTTCCACCCCAAAATTGGGAGGACCCCCAGAAACCCTGCCAGGGCCCAGCTTGCACCAATCAGTGCCAACATCCGTCCCTTCTTTGCCCCGTGGTATGGCCTCATAGTCACCATAGTAACATGGCGTTCAATTGCAATGGCCAGCAAACTAATTATAGAGGCTGCCAGAGTGATGAAGACCCCTCCCTCCCTGAGGAACCATAGCAACGGAGTCAGTTTCAAAGTATTAGGTCCGGACATGATGATGTTGGCCATGTATGTAATCCCAGCCAGCAGATCGGATAGAGTCAGGTTGCCCAGCAGGTAATACATGGGCAGGTGGAACTTTTTGTTCCTCCATATGGCGATGAGAACCACAGCGTTCTCCAGGACGATGAGGAGACAAACCACCAGGAACGCAATGCCTTCAGGTTTGAGTCCTTCGCGGTAGCGGTCTTTCTGCAGCTTGCCGGTGTAGTTGTAATGCTCCACAAGGACAGAAATGTCCTGGTACTCCCAGAAAAACTGCAAGTAGCCTGGAGAGGAGGGTGTGGGGGAGGTGGGGAGTATGGATGTAGAGGAGGGAGTCCCTGCATGAGCAGAACTTGAAGCCTCCATGCTTTTTATTGCTTTCCTTCTATTCTGCTTACAGTTGATGGCTATAAAGTCATATTTgttgacatgttttttgttgcaGTCGGAGCTGTGAAGAATTTGTCCAAAGAAGATACACAAAaaagatgtctgagctccttcagTTAAGAAAGGGATTATGAAGTTGATACAGTGTAATCCACCAGGATCCccagatgttttcttttctgccAGAAGACGGTGCTCTTGAGCTCCGCTTGTCCTGGTTTAGAGGGTCCAGACGCTGCAGACAGACAtgaaaaaagcatgaaaaatgATGGAAAGAGTGAATGCAGaatgaataaaaactgaaatcacAATCCTTAATAGATTAACTTGAAATCAAACTCTTAAATTAAAGTTAACATTCATACATTTTCAAAGGACTAGGTTATGTTACACTGACATTTAAGACATTTAGCCACAAAAATGTAATGAGTCAAAACACATGAATCATAAATCCACAGACAAGCAAAGCGTAGGTGTAGTTAAGTTGAATGCACATGTATATACATTTCCTGTAACGCTTGAGTGTAAATTGTGATGATAGGAAATTTAAATTACAGCATAAACCTCATGACATCCACTAAAACAGATGAGCGATTATTTCTTTTTGCGTTTGCAGGGTATGAATGTGATACTAAATACTGAAAGCACAGAGGGATCTTTTTAAGGTCAAACATTTAGTCCTTCCAGTCTTGTTTAGTGTGCATCAGTCACTGTAAGGTTGTTAGACAAGAACCATCACAACATGTGCACTTAATTTGGCACACATGTTGCTGCACCCCTGCCAGCCCCCACCCCAGCATCACCATTCCACTTTCACAGTATAGATGAGGTGTGTTTGAAGTCTCCCACCCACACATGCAAATACGCTTAAACATCACATCCAACGTCTGCAACATTTGCAAACTATGATCACAAATATGCTGAAGGTTGTGGTTGAATTATTTTAGCTTTCATTGTTAATGGTAAAAACAATCAGGGGTGATTAGGGTTGCATTCCTGTGAGTCTCTGTCGCGTGAGGGAATGTTTTTCTCGCCTCTTGAGTCATATGTGAACATTTAACAAATGGTCTAGAGACATAAACCCATTCAATCTGCTGCCAAGAATGTAGGAAATTAATATAATTTGTCCATGTTGGCCCAAATGCTGAGTATTGAGTCCCTCGATGGGAGAGAATGACcatggaaaaaatatgaatgagatCATGAATGAATACCAGTATCTTAATGTCAGTTATCTACGAAGAGGTGTGACTGAGAGAATACATATGTTATAATCACAAGAATAAAAATTTGTGTTTATAATAATGACAAGACAAAAAAACTCagacaaaaactgttttaaaacattttaaaatgaaacaaatcttttttggttgttgtttttttcaccaTTGTTGCTTATAGTACAATCTCCTGTACGTTTTAGAAGTCTTACTTTTCTTCAGGTGTTAACAGTGTCATAAAGCAAGAGATTAATTTAAACATTGCAGTAATAAATCTTATTTCAAACAAATCACAAGCAATCCTTTGATTATTGACGAGATTATAATTGTGTTTCTCTTATCATTCTGTTCTGTTTAAACACAGCACAAATGCAATCGTATAAAAATGATCATGTGCCACATATTGCATCAGAATAGAAAGAATCACAAAGAAATTACCTTAAAAATTAATGTAGCGTTGCTCTTATCCTGCACTTCATCTGCTTTCCAGTGAGGAGAATCCAAACACGAGCACCAAGTGACTCACAGTCAAACTGACAAGGCAGAGGGAGTGAAGTGAGACCTTAGTTGAAACATGCAACAGCTAAAGGGGGTTGGTCTTAACCCAAACTCTCTCACTCCCCctcacattctctctctcttccctctctcttccctccctctctctctcactcttatGCATGCATTAACACACAGTtgtgtgcatgcaaacacatgtagaaaaaaaatatgtctcCTGGCCGCACACCATAAAATCTCTTCTTGATGATTAACCGATGAGAAGGAGCTGGAACCATCAAAATATTAAGACCTCAGTGAGGCCTGTCAGTGTAAGCAGCACCTCTGATTACACAGCCACAACTGTTGCAGCCGTGAGATTTGTTCACATTTCAGAATTCACAGTGTATATACACTGTATCTTTCTGATATCGTCATGAAGGCTCATCTCTGTGTACAATGATACTATGATGACGGCAAGAGAAACTTGCTCACACAGGCCCCATCCTTAAAAATTCCCTAAAATCAGGTACATGTGATATCTACAAGGGCATAAAAAACTTAGGCCAAAAGAATTTGAGTAtcattcatttcctgcattctgatgAATTTCTATGCACCAATTTGGGCCTTTTCTGCAcaaatgtctgtatttttgcTACTTTCACATTTTTCTTGTGGGAGGGACAAATGCACAAGTTCTAAATACTGAGGGTGACATGTCCCCTGCGTCCCCCCTGCAACCTACACCTATCGATATCTACAGTACATGCAATATACAGTGTGTGGGCTACAAGAAAACGATCAGTTTGCAAGCAGGAAACATCTGCAAGACTGCAAAATTATCTGAAAGTGCATTGAGAACActacataaaacatcaaattaTGAAGAAGGGATGTACATTTTCAGGTGTTATGGTGGTTACACAAACACCACTTTTCAATTTTCTAAAGAAATAAAAGGGAAATAACGGCTGCTGTCGTGCTGGAAGAACCAGTTTTGATGAGCCACGGCTCAGTGACATTTCCCCAAACTCCCCAAGCCAGCTGAAATGTACACGCTAAGCTTTTGTTTTTCCCGACTTCCTCAGAGTTTAGATTTATTGCTCCCACGATTATCCATTCTACCACCCCCTACTTATGCAGCCAGGGAAGTGGAGCGAATACGATTCACATGGTTTATGTTGCAATGATGGCATCCCAATTCCCAGAGTCTGTCAGTGAAATTGCAGCATGCTTTGACACGCTTTGGCTGTTTACCTGCGAAGCCTCCGCTGCAGGGCGTGCGGCTAAAGGTTTATCAGGACAAAACAAAGCAGGGGAGAGGTGAACAATGCTGTATGAGAGCCTAGAATATAACTtttattagtttgtttttgtttgttttgtttcaaagCCAGTGATTGATATGCTGACATGTTGACATGACATTTACCCCAAACACATCTGAAACAGCACTGACTTTTCATTTGCTGTGACACCTATTTACTTTCTTTACCTACTGTCTTTTGACAGTTGGAAATCCTGCTCTTTATCCGGCTACTCCTGTGGTACATTACTTTGCAGTGTCTGACTATTCAAACAGAGTTTTCCTTCAACTAAACCTGTTTGCTGTGTGATTATTACCTGGTTTAGCTGAAGAATCCTCTGGCTCCTTTGTGCATGGCTGAGTGTGGACAATACACAagcacatttctttctttctttctttccctgccATCACACTGCTTCTCCGACTCTCTCAGTCTCACATGGCAGTCCAGTCACGTtagtgtttgtttctgcaaaccacaagtaCACTTCATTTGCaagtttcatacgtatcatattaCATTTTCTACACTGATGtagtatataagctgactttgtcatctggattGTGGATGGCGTGTTActagttgttttttagcaagtctGTGTGCTGTGGCTCTtattccagcagctttttaggcaccaaatgccAGTACTTTATAGTGGCTTATGGctcttttgcagctgctttttatgcaacaaacatggatgttttttaggaacctgtcactgtttttcctgcaactTTTTTAGCCCCCAAAATTGGGTGTTTTTTGTTGACCTGTCACTTTTTTcctagcagctttttagcccccaaaatTGGGTGTTTTTGGTGACCTGCGGCtacttttccagcagctttttaggcaccaaactgggtgtttttagggatctgtcactgtttttctagcagctttttagcctccaaaagtagtgttttttagtgacttgTGGCTCTTTTCCCAGCatctttttaggcaccaaatgtaggtgttttttagggacctgtcactgttattccagcagctttttaaccCCCCAAAATGGGTGTTTTCTTAGCAACCCATGGCTCTTTTTCTAGCGACTTTACAGCCCCCACACATGGGTGGGTTTTTTTGCAACCTATTGCTGTTTATCCAGCAGCTTTTTGGGCATcaatctgggtgttttttaggggcCTGTTGCTatttttctagcagctttttgGCCTCCAAAAGTGCGTTTCTTTAAGTGACCTGTGGCTCTTTCTCCAGTTTATGActctttttccagcagctttttaggaaccaaattggtgttttttagggccctgtcactgtttttccagcagctttttagcccccaaaacatgattttgtttTAGTGACCTGTGGCTCATTTTCTGGGAGTTTTTTAGACACCAAACGCAAGTATTTTGTAGTGACTCCTGACTGtctttccagtggcttttaagGCACAgaacttgggtgttttttagggacttgtagctgtttttgcgacctgtctctgtctatccagcagctttttagcctccaaacatgggtgtttttttagtgacccatcactgcatttcctacTGGGACAGTGGCAAGaaatgtgacatcactgtttttccagcagggattgcaCCGCCCAaaatgggtattttaagccaaaacatgatcttttcctaaccataactatGAGGTTTTGCCCAAAAgtgcctaaatgtaaccatgcaTTAACCACAGAGTTGCTGAAATGTAAGATTTCGAAGTATCTGCGACATAGCAACAAGCAGCAAAATTAATGTATCagttgtttgcagaaatgttcaatgccaacattttgtctGGTAACTGGGTTGCACATGGTCTTCATCcagattttgtgtttgtgtctgacagGCTCCTGATAATGTCAGTTAAGTGAGTCTGCTGACATACTGACACACATCAGTGAATCAACAGATCAAACAGTCATAACACCCTCAggcaaaattattaaaaaggtGCTTGGGACGTTGTGTCAAAGCAGCAGTTGAAAAAGGATCATTTGGAGCTGTtggctgaaataaaaacatgaacttTTCCATCACAAAGGAAaacatgtacatgcatgtgtttgagagGCTAGTAAAGGACTTGAAGTTGATTGGGTGAactttctctgctgctgttagcgtgtctgtttgtgtttataaATGTTACATGTCTCACCCACACTCCCTGCCGTCTGCACCACTGTGTGTAGGAGGGGAACCTTATCAGGAGATCATTAAAGAGTAATATCCTGGCGGGGTGAACGCAGAGGCCTTACATCAAAGCCTCAGAGAGAAACAGGGCTCTGACACTGAGGATGAGTAGTCTAACAGACGGACGGGACTCACACAACCCTGAACAGGAAGGAAAAGCAGTCctctttcatctcttcttcttgATCATTTGCGTGTTACACAGTCTGGTCTGTTTTCCTGTTACTGTTTTGTCTCCCTTTTTATCACACTTCtcctgtttttttgtcattcctCACTCACAGTTTTCACCCCTGTATTCAGTCTGTCTTTATGCTC
This region includes:
- the s1pr5b gene encoding sphingosine 1-phosphate receptor 5b, encoding MEASSSAHAGTPSSTSILPTSPTPSSPGYLQFFWEYQDISVLVEHYNYTGKLQKDRYREGLKPEGIAFLVVCLLIVLENAVVLIAIWRNKKFHLPMYYLLGNLTLSDLLAGITYMANIIMSGPNTLKLTPLLWFLREGGVFITLAASIISLLAIAIERHVTMVTMRPYHGAKKGRMLALIGASWALAGFLGVLPILGWNCIHRLDQCSTVLPLYSKSYILFCVSVFSAVLLAIVVLYVRVFRIVRTNTQRQRLGLSGSMRKGLARKSQKYIALLKTVTIVVGVFIACWLPLFVLLLLDFFCPTRSCRLLYKADYFLGVAMVNSLLNPIIYTLTSKDMRRAILRLLCRPCLMTRDGQVKKIGMPFLECSFSKTEVASQKLEGGPETTISSGNVITPSPIKAFYPKLFKS